Genomic window (Chromatiales bacterium):
ACGCTACCGCTGCGGGTGTACTTGCTCGGCTTGATCAACACTACGCGCACGGCAGTCCTCCCGCTACGCCCCCGCTTTTCAGTCTAACACCGCCGCGGAGATTTGCCGCCTCTTAACAGGTTGTTGAAAAAGGTCCATCGATGGCCTTTTCAACATTGCAACCGAAAAGCGCGGTTTTCGGCTGCTCTCGAAAATCAAACACTTGTGTGTTCGATTTTCGGGCGAGACGTCCCTGTCTCGCGCCAACAGACCGTTGAAACGAGAATTTCAACAGCCTGCCAAACCCGACGACACTGGTCCGTCTATGCACCCCTTGCGGCCATCGGGCAAACTGCGGTTTCCTGGCTCGCGCAATGGTGATAACGTCCGGACCGACTCGGTCGAATGATGAACGGCACGGGGAAGTGCCGCCACAACGACGGCGGCAAGCCGTTGAAAATGAAAGAAAGCGAAAAACCACGCTGTTTCGTTTTCGCTGCGCTGGCAATCCTTCGATGGATTGATCAGAGCTTCCTTGGTTTTTTAAGGGAATTCAGAACCGTATGCCGTACGCGTCGCCCACAAACTCCGGCCCATGCACGGGCTCTTCAGGACCTCGACCATGACAGTAGCCATTACCGGGGTCGGGGTCGTGTCGTCACTGGGGATTGGCTTCCCGGCGTTTTCGGCGGCACTCGCACAAGGCCGCAGTTCGATCTCGCACTATGACGATCCGGTCAACGGCCGCAGCCGGCTCGCCGCGCGCATCGGCGACTGGGCGCCGGTACCCCCGCCCCCCGGCACCGGTCTCGGCAACGAGATTGATCCGGCCTGTCAGTACGCGCTGATCGCCGCGCGCGAGGCCGCGACCCGCGCGCGAGCACTCGAACGCCACGCCGACCGCGACCGGATCGGCGTCGTCGTCGGCTGTGCGGTGCCGGGCAAGATCGTCGACGACGCGGCCTATGCGAAGTTCTACGCGAATCCGACGCGACGTGTGCACCCGCTTTCGATCCCGCGAATCATGCCAAATGCAGCACCTTCGCTGATTGCGGCCGATCTGGAACTCGGTGGCACCGCCTATACGGTTTCAAGCGCCTGCACCTCTTCGCTGCACGCGCTGATGCTCGGCGCGACGCTCATCGAAACTGGCCTTGTCGACGCCGCGATCGTCGGCGGAACCGAGGCGCCATTTGCGCCCGGACTCATGGCGGGCTGGGACTCGATCGGCGTGCTGTCGAAGACCAGCTGCCGGCCGTTCGCCCCTGACCGCGACGGCACCGTGCTCGGCGAAGGTGCCGCGATGTTCGTATTGGAGTCTGCGCACCGCATCGGGCACGGCGCGATCGCGACAATCGCCGGCTACGGTGCAACGACCGGCCGCGGCGAAGTCGTCACCCCGGATACCGCGGCAGAAACCAGGGCCATGCGACAGGCGCTGCACGCGGCCGGGTGGTCAGGCGAGGATGTCGACTACATCGAATCCCACGGCACCGGCACCTGGGCCAACGACACCTCGGAGGCCGATGCCATTCATGCAACACTGGGCTCCGGCGCCGCAGTTTGGGTACCGGTCGGCGTACTGAAATCACGCATCGGTCACACGCTGGGCGCCGCCGGGGCATTTGCCTTGGCCGCCAGCCTGGCGCTCGCCCGCTCGCCACAATGGAGCGGCCCGGAGTATGAATTCGATCCGGCGTTGCGCCTGTCACCAGCCGGCGGCCAGACCATCCGCCCGATCGACCGCAGCCTGGTCAATGCCTTCGGCTTCGGCGGTGCGAATCTAACGCTGGCCATCCGCCATGGAAGCGGCGGCAACTGAACGCACCCATGCTCACATTCAATGACGCACGGTAGATCATCGATGGAAATGCCAGAGAATCTTTTCAAGCGGGCTCTAAGGGCTGGCAAGGTTCAGTACGGACTCTGGCTGGGGCTCGGCGAGACGTTCAGTGCGGAGATCTGCGCCGGCGCCGGATTCGACTGGCTCCTGATCGATTCGGAACACGGGCCGAACGACCTGCGCAGCATTTTCGCCCAGCTCCAGGCGATTGCCCCGTACCGGTCGCAGCCGGTCGTCCGGCCGCCGCATGGTGACTCGGTGCTCATCAAGCAGCTGCTTGAAACGGGTGTGCAGACACTGCTCGTGCCGATGGTCGAAACAGCCGAATATGCAGCCAACCTGGTACGAGCGATGCGATACCCCCCCGACGGCATTCGCGGCGTCGGCAGCGCGCTGGCACGCGCTTCGCGCTGGGGACGTGTCCCGGATTACATGGAGCGGTCGAACGACGAGATGTGTCTGCTGATCCAGATCGAAACCAAGACAGGCGTCGAAAACATCCACGAAATCCTCGGTGTCGACGGTATCGATGGTGTGTTCTTTGGGGCGGTCGACCTCGCAGCATCCTACGGCCTGCTTGGCGAATCGACTCACCCGCGGGTTGTCGACACCATTGTGGAAGGCATCAGGACCGTGTGCGCCCGTGGGCTCTCCGCAGGCGTGCTGTGCAGCGACCCGGATCTGAACCGGCGCTACATCGAAGCGGGCGCCAACTTCGTCGCCGTTGGCGTCGACGCACTGCTGCTGGCGGCGGCCACCAGCGAGCTTTGCGGAAGGTATAAAAAGACCGAAGTCGACCTGTCGAACACCTATTGATTTCGTGCGCACGGCGCATACCGACGACGCGCCCCGCGTTCTGGATATGCGCGTAGCCGCGTAGCATAATTTTCGGCTGGCACAGCCGATTTTCCCACCCCTCGGAAATGCATTCGGGCGCACCCCCAAAGAAAGCCACTCGCCTGTCGAGGATTCGTCCCTTCTACGTCATGGAGGTGCTGGAGAAGGCGTTCCGGATGGTGACGAGTGGCGCGGATGTCATCCACCTGCAGATGGGTGAGCCGGACTTCAGCACCCCGGACCCCATCACCCGCGCCGGCATACGCGCGCTCGAGGAACGGCGCACGCGCTACACGCAGGCGCTGGGCATCCCCGAGCTGCGCGAGAAAATCGCGCTTTCCTATCCCGAGACCTGCCGACCACCCGTCGACCGCATCGCGGTGACACCCGGCTCGTCGGCCGGACTGCAGATGGTCTTCGCATGCCTGGTTGATCCGGGCGACGAAGTACTGCTTGCAGACCCGAACTACCCGTGTAATTTCAATTTCATCAAACTCTACGGCGGCAACCCGCGTGCATTGCCCGCGGATGCGTCAACCGGCTACCAGCTGACGGCCGAGATGATTCGTCACGCCTGGACGCCGCAGACACGCGCGGTGCTGATTGGATCGCCGTCCAATCCGACCGGTTCGGTCGTATCCCGGGAACAGATGGGCGCCATCGCCCGAACCGTGCGAGCGCTCGGTGGACATCTGATCGTCGACGAGATCTATCACGGCCTCGTCTATGACGCGGATCTTCGAAGTGCGTTGCACGATGGCGACGACATCTTCGTCGTCAACAGCTTCTCGAAGTTCTACGGGATGACCGGCTGGCGGCTGGGCTGGATGGTGGTGCCGGATGCATTCATCGACGAAATCACCCGCCTGACACAGAACCTGTTCATCTCCGCCAGCACGCCCGCGCAGTTTGCCGCGCTGCACGCGTTTGATGGCGAAACCCTGGACGAACTGGAACGCCGCAGGGCCCTGTTTCAGACCCGCCGCGACTTCTTCGTGCCCGCACTGCGCGAACTCGGATTCAGCGTCCCGCTGATGCCCCAAGGCGCGTTCTATGTCTATGCCGACAGCAGCCGGTTCAGTGACGACAGCGACGCACTGGCCATGGACATGCTCGAAAAGGCCCTGGTCGGCAGCGCCCCGGGCAAGGACTTCGGCGCATATCGCCACCGGGAACATCTTCGTTTCAGCTACGCGAACTCCCTGGAAAACATTGAACGCGCCGTGGATCGGATGGCGGGCTACCTGAAACAACGGTAGGTGCATGAACCGGGACAGGCTCAGACTGCTGATCATCGGTGCCGGCGGTATCGGGGCGTATTACGCGGCCCGCCTGGTCGACGCCGGCCACCCCGCCACATTGCTCGCCCGCGGCGCGCATCTCGCGGCAATGCAACGAGGTGGCCTGCGGGTCGAACATCCCGATTTCGGATTCAGCGGTGCGGTCGATGCCCTCGATGCAGACGAACTGCTCACCTCGCGCGACGCCGCGGATTTTGATCTCGTTCTGCTGACGACCAAGGCCAACAGCACGGTCGACCTGATGCGGCAGCTGGGGGACTGGATCATGTCCGGCCCGGGGCTGAGCGTGATGTCCTTGCAGAACGGGATCGATAACGAACCGGCCATCGCGGGCCGGCTCGGCCTGCCCCGCACGCTGGGCGGTCTCGCCGTGCGCATCGGCGGTCATGTCACGGAACCCGGACATGTAATCGCGACAGGGCCGGCGCAGGTGGTCTGTGGCGCCTGGCCGAACCACCATGCGAATTACGGTGTACCGACTGAACGGATTCCGGCCGGCGAACTACTGGAGACCGGCGAGCGGGTCCGTTTCACGATCCCGACCGGACACGTGATCGAACTCTATGCACGGAAGACGGCCACCGGCGGCACCTTGCCCGCAGTCAATCCCGAGGCATGGTCTCCCGAGGCGGAGCACGGCATCGCGCCGATCCGCATGGACCACATCCTGCTCTATGGCCCGGATATCGACGGAGCGCACGCCATCTTCCGTGACGTACTCGGCTTCTATCTGGTCGAGCACATCGTCCAGGACGACGAATCAGATCTGGCGATCTGGTTGTCCTGCTCGATCAAGGCGCACGACATTGCGTTCGTTAAACACGACGAGCCCGGCAAGCTGCATCACATCGCGTTCGTGCTGGAAACCTGGGAAAAGGTGCTGCGCGCGGCTGACCTGATGTCCATGCATCGCGTACCCATCGACATCGGCCCGACCCGCCACGGCGTGACACGTGGCACCACGATCTATGCGTTCGATCCGTCGGGCAACCGCTTCGAGACCTACTGCGGTGGCTACCAGCCCTACCCGGACTGGCAACCAACGAAATGGACAATGGAGGAAATCGGCGCGGGCATCTTCTATCACAACCGCCAGCTGAACGAAGCGTTCCTCACCGTCCTGACGTAGGAAAATTTCGGCTTGGGGATATGCGCGACGCAGTGGGCGTTTCCTGGCGGTCAGGGCACAGATCGAGCACGACGGCCCCGTCAGGGCCTGCCGACCGAGCTGTACAACCAGAGCGGCATCAATGAACCGAAGGGGCAGAACTGGCTGCCAATCAACCGGCCCCCGTCATTCTGCTCGATGCTCCAGTTCCGCCTCCAGTCGCTTCTGGATCTGCTTTGGGGAGCCGGTCTTGCGTGCGAACAGCTCATAGGACGTCGGCACGACGAACAACGTAAACAGGGTCGCCGCCAGCACACCGTAGAGCACCACCGTGCCGATGACCGCACGGGTTTCGGCGCCAGCCCCTTCTGAGATCAGCAGCGGCAACGACCCTGCCGCTGTCGTGATGCCGGTCATGACGATCGGTCTGAAACGCACGCGAGTGGCTTCTATCAGTG
Coding sequences:
- a CDS encoding aminotransferase class I/II-fold pyridoxal phosphate-dependent enzyme translates to MHSGAPPKKATRLSRIRPFYVMEVLEKAFRMVTSGADVIHLQMGEPDFSTPDPITRAGIRALEERRTRYTQALGIPELREKIALSYPETCRPPVDRIAVTPGSSAGLQMVFACLVDPGDEVLLADPNYPCNFNFIKLYGGNPRALPADASTGYQLTAEMIRHAWTPQTRAVLIGSPSNPTGSVVSREQMGAIARTVRALGGHLIVDEIYHGLVYDADLRSALHDGDDIFVVNSFSKFYGMTGWRLGWMVVPDAFIDEITRLTQNLFISASTPAQFAALHAFDGETLDELERRRALFQTRRDFFVPALRELGFSVPLMPQGAFYVYADSSRFSDDSDALAMDMLEKALVGSAPGKDFGAYRHREHLRFSYANSLENIERAVDRMAGYLKQR
- a CDS encoding VOC family protein, with translation MNRDRLRLLIIGAGGIGAYYAARLVDAGHPATLLARGAHLAAMQRGGLRVEHPDFGFSGAVDALDADELLTSRDAADFDLVLLTTKANSTVDLMRQLGDWIMSGPGLSVMSLQNGIDNEPAIAGRLGLPRTLGGLAVRIGGHVTEPGHVIATGPAQVVCGAWPNHHANYGVPTERIPAGELLETGERVRFTIPTGHVIELYARKTATGGTLPAVNPEAWSPEAEHGIAPIRMDHILLYGPDIDGAHAIFRDVLGFYLVEHIVQDDESDLAIWLSCSIKAHDIAFVKHDEPGKLHHIAFVLETWEKVLRAADLMSMHRVPIDIGPTRHGVTRGTTIYAFDPSGNRFETYCGGYQPYPDWQPTKWTMEEIGAGIFYHNRQLNEAFLTVLT